The following are encoded together in the Humulus lupulus chromosome 5, drHumLupu1.1, whole genome shotgun sequence genome:
- the LOC133780269 gene encoding uncharacterized protein LOC133780269, with the protein MSVYLALPEMTFELEWSKDPTTIHHILEPSRQKLRKCVTEELPPDSNVVVDVVGIPEDMTKNKGKCKEPEMVIISSSDESNSEGLSENDDSDEEGIAYAVCEKENTETWKWFLNLLKTNLDIERLEVYTMMNDRQKDLENVVGSVFNGVDVKFCVRHLHSNFKKDHSGLLMKQFFGQQQGQQQFLSFKEE; encoded by the coding sequence ATGTCTGTGTATTTGGCCCTGCCAGAGATGACTTTTGAGTTGGAATGGAGTAAGGATCCAACTACTATTCATCACATACTAGAGCCATCAAGACAAAAGTTAAGGAAATGTGTGACTGAGGAGCTTCCACCCGATTCTAATGTTGTGGTTGATGTGGTGGGCATACCagaagacatgaccaagaacaaGGGAAAATGTAAAGAGCCTGAGATGGTGATTATAAGCTCAAGTGATGAATCAAATAGTGAGGGATTAAGTGAGAATGATGACAGTGATGAAGAAGGGATTGCTTATGCAGTATGTGAGAAAGAAAATACTGAAACTTGGAAGTGGTTCCTGAATCTTTTGAAGACAAATCTGGATATAGAAAGGCTAGAGGTGTATACCATGATGAATGATAGGCAGAAAGATTTGGAAAATGTAGTGGGGTCAGTTTTCAATGGAGTAGATGTTAAATTTTGTGTTAGGCACCTCCACTCCAATTTTAAAAAAGACCATTCGGGCCTACTCATGAAGCAATTCTTTGGGCAGCAGCAAGGTCAACAACAATTCCTGAGTTTCAAAGAAGAATGA
- the LOC133778849 gene encoding uncharacterized protein LOC133778849, with product MEDVLAKSWAQIKWEEDEANYYHSSPRKDTQRDSRAGRRQSDRRSEPYPYPNRSENRRREYNRSSETRLRDGPKIPEYNLSISPAEVVGVLKGLEDKVKWPERMRTLSDHRDKAKRGHLTDLLTDKGKRTFQQEADSSIVRREVTPPKPPTHERTVNVITGGSEVSGVTHSAAKRHARQTNWIKGESSETEKNTINLPAQTISFSTTEYTRLLNPHHDALVIALYIANCLTKRILIDNGSSVNILFLSALREMGIDESKIIKKTTILIGFSGEQNNTLGEIELHVYAEGLNLCTRFLVVDSPSAYNVILGRPWIHEMEAVPSTYHQVLRFPTKWGVKEIKGQQKDSRACYQTTMKAKPAQL from the exons ATGGAAGACGTTCTTGCTAAATCTTGGGCACAGATCAAATGGGAGGAGGATGAAGCTAACTATTATCACTCTTCTCCAAGGAAAGACACTCAAAGAGACTCAAGGGCAGGTAGACGGCAGAGTGATAGACGATCCGAGCCATACCCGTATCCCAACAGATCAGAGAACAGAAGGAGGGAGTACAACCGGTCGTCCGAGACACGTCTACGAGATGGACCAAAGATACCAGAATACAATCTTTCAATTTCACCAGCCGAAGTCGTTGGCGTACTGAAAGGACTCGAAGACAAAGTGAAATGGCCGGAAAGGATGAGGACTCTGTCTGACCATCGAGACAAAGCAAA GCGTGGTCACCTAACTGACTTACTCACAGACAAAGGCAAAAGAACATTCCAGCAGGAGGCAGACAGTTCAATCGTCCGAAGAGAAGTAACCCCGCCGAAGCCACCTACTCATGAACGGACAGTGAACGTAATAACTGGTGGCTCTGAGGTAAGCGGAGTCACCCATTCAGCAGCCAAAAGACATGCCAGGCAGACCAATTGGATCAAAGGAGAGTCCAGCGAGACAGAGAAGAATACCATCAACCTTCCAGCTCAAACCATCAGTTTCTCAACAACAGAGTATACCAGACTCCTCAACCCACATCATGATGCTCTTGTCATTGCACTTTACATTGCTAATTGTCTTACTAAACGTATACTTATTGATAATGGCAGTTCAgttaacattttatttttaagtgcTCTCAGGGAAATGGGGATAGATGAATCAAAGATTATAAAGAAGACTACAATCCTCATCGGTTTCAGTGGAGAACAAAATAACACACTAGGAGAGATCGAGCTACATGTCTATGCCGAAGGACTCAATCTGTGCACAAGATTCCTGGTAGTAGACTCTCCGTCTGCTTACAACGTGATACTGGGTcgaccatggatacatgaaatggaGGCAGTCCCTTCAACATACCACCAAGTCCTAAGGTTCCCAACTAAGTGGGGAGTAAAAGAAATTAAAGGCCAACAGAAAGATTCGAGAGCATGTTACCAAACTACCATGAAGGCCAAACCCGCTCAGTTATAG